The genomic segment TTGGGCTTCCAACGTATGTTTCATCCTTATTTCCCCACCTTTATTGAGAAACGTTTTCAATTAGAATTGTATCAGTATCGAGCCGGAATGAAAAGCATTAATGTGAATTGTACTCTTGATTCAGCAATGATAGACTGGTTAGCAAATAAAAATAACAGGTGGTTAGCTATGAACCCCATTACCTATGAGCTGCTCGGAGCTTCCTTGCTTGCAGATAACGGGACGACAAGCCCGTCCGTCCTTGCCTTTACGACCTTCCCGGCGATTATCGTTCCAACGGAAGCTATCGTTGTCGGGTCGGATAGCATTAGCTATCCGGTAGAGAAGGGGCAAGCGATTTTGCTGCGGCAAGCAGAAAATAATTTGCATCTAAGGAGCGCGGATGGAAAATCATTCCAGCCCGTTTACGGCATTTCGTTCAACAGCTACCGAATAACGGAGCGTGGAAAAAGCCGGCTGGTCTATGAGCTAAGCAGCGAGCAGCTGCCTGAGCACGGGCAGCTGCTCGAATTTCCGCGCCAGGCTGCGAGCCTGCTGCATGAGCTGCTGCAGGTGGCCAAGCTGACAGGATCTATTCAAAATACGCCAAGGCTGCATTTCATGCTGCATGAGCTGCTGGATTTGCTTTTTTCCCGCGATTTGTACAGCAACCATTATTTGAAAAAGGATAAGCCTATTCATCAAGTGCTTGCTTATATGAAGCAGCATTACCGCTCGCCGCTCAGCCGCACTTATTTGGCCAAAATGGCCGGCTTCAACGAAAGCTATTTCTCCTCGCTTTTCCGCAAGGAAACCGGCTGGAGCTTCGCCGAATATGTATACCGGCTGCGCATTGACGAGGCCAAGCTGCTGCTGCTGCTCACCAACGATAAAATGCAGGAAATCGCTTATAAAACCGGCTTTGCGGACGGCTCCTATTTGGGCAAGACGTTCCAAAAAACCACTCATCTGTCGCCCAGCAGCTTCCGCAGCAGGAAGCATGCAACGCGCATTGTGGGCATGCAGTTTCTTGGAGCTCTGCTTGCTGTCGGCATTGAGCCGCTGGCCGCACCGCGCGAGGTGCTCCGCTCTTCGTCGCTGCTGCAGGACCGGCTGCCCGGCATCATGGAGCTGGCCGACATTGAGCAGGTCGAGGAGCTTCGAGCGCTGGCGCCTGATTTAATTATTGCGCCTACCTACCATTACAACATGCCTCATATGCTCAAGGCGCTTGAACATATCGCTCCCGTCATTATGCTGCCGTGGGGCGAGATGGATAAGCTCGAGGAGGTGCGCATGATAGGCAAGCTGCTTGGGCGTACAGCGGAGGCGGAAAATTGGATAGCCGGCTTGCAGCAGCAAGGAGCAGCGGCGAAGCAGCGGCTAGCGCAGCTTTTAGCCCCTGATGATACGTTCGGCTTATATGAGCTAAGATATGATGATTTGTGGATGATTCTTCATCCGCCTGTTCGTTCCGCCTTCATTCTTTATAAACTGCTCGGGCTGACGCCTCCCGCTGCTATCCAGAAGGAAATCATTGAGGCGAACAGCCATCTGGCCTTGCGGGAACAGCATTTGCTGCCTTATGTCGCCAAGCATATGTTTCTGATTGTACCAGCCGATGATATTGAGGCATTAAGAGGCAAACTGATGGAGCGCAGCTTTTGGCAGCAGCTCGTGAAGGAGCAGGGCCATAAAATCTATTTGCTGAAGCTGAATGAGTTTTGGATGGACGATGGAGTGTCGCTAGAGAAGCAGCTAGATATAATGGTGGAGCTTCTACTATCCGATGCAGCTGAAAATTCAACAACAGACGGATAAATCCAACAATTTTCCCAGCCAAATATCCAACTTTATCACATCGACCTTTCTCTTCCGCTGCCGTTATAATAGATTTATCATCGCGAATGATAATCATTATTATTTTATCGGAGGATTATATGTATCAGCTACATAAAGTTACGAAAATATTCGCCTTGCTTCTACTCGCACTATCGCTCGCTGCTTGCGGAAACTCGGCAGCCGGCAGCAATAGCAGCGGCAATGCCGTTGCCTCGGACTCGCCATCGCCATCGCCTTCTGCAGCTGTGGAGGCCGAAGCTTCTCCAGAAGCAACGACCCGCATCGTAAAGACGCTTCGGGGAGATGTTGAGGTGCCCATTAATCCGCAGCGCATCGTAACAGACGGCTATTTGCCGGAGATGCTTGTCATGGGCATTAAGCCCGTCGGCTCCACCTCATGGGAGCTTGAGAACAAAGTTATCCAAGACCAAATTGACGGTATCGAAAGCACGGGCGAACGCAACCTTGAGAAAATACTCGATTTGAAGCCCGATATCATCGTAACGTGGACTGGCGACGAGAAAATTTTGGAGCAATATGACAAAATCGCCCCGACGGTTGCCTTGCCCTTCAGCACGTACACCGATATCCATGAGACGCTGCGTTTCCTTGCCTCTGCTGTCGGCAAAGAAGCGGATGCCGAGCAGTGGCTCGCTGATTTTGACCAGCTGGTTGGACAGGAACGGGCGAAAATTGCTAATATGATTAAACCTGAAGATACCTTCTCGCTCATGGGCGTTTTCGTCGTAGACAGCGGCTTCTACATTTATGGAGATGGCGGCTATCGCGGAGGCGAGGCGATTTATACACACTTGAAGCTGACTCCCCCTGACAAGCAAAAGCAGGAAATGATCGGCAAGGAAGCCTATCGCCAAATTTCCTATGAGGTCATTGAAGACTACGCAGGCGATTATATTTTTCTCGACCAGGGAGATATGATTTCCGAGGTGTGGGGAAGCAACCAAGGACTGTGGAAATCGCTGGATGCGGTTAAAAATAACCATGTGTTCAATCTCGATCCTGAATTGTTTTGGGGAAATGATCCTGTTTCCTTGAAGCTGCAAATTCAGGAAATTGTAAAAATGCTGACGGAGCAGGCTAAGCAGGAGTAAGCCTGTATGCCTCCAAGTGTTCGAGAATCGAATAAAAGCCGCCGAATTTGCTTCGGCGGCTTTTTATTTTGGATGCTTAATGCAGTTAATGCTTAATTGCCTTTAGTAAGCCAGTCCGCAAGCTCCTCAGTCTGAGCCAGTACCGCGAGCGGATCATAGTACCATGAACGCTCCTCCGGCCATACGTACAGCTTGCCGTTCTTCACTGCCGGAAGGTTGCTCCAAAGCGGATCAGCCTCAAAATCAGCCAACTTCCAGTCGTTCGAGGTCATAATAATATAATCCCCGGCATATTGCGAAACGATCTCCGCTGACAGCTCGGCCCACTGCTTCTCCATAATGACTTGCGCTACATCGGTTGGCGGCATGCGTCCAAGCGCCTGGTACACCGGTTGACCGCCACGTCCAAAATTATCTCCGTAGGCATAGGTCGACTTCTCCATATGCTCAAAGATGGAGAAGGTCGCATCTGCCGGAATGGCCGCATCAACCTTCGCCTTCGCTTCAGCAATGCGGCGGTCAAATTCCTCCAGCCATGTCTTCGCCTCCTGCTCTTTGCCCAGCACATTCCCGAAATATGTCAGCTCTTCATGAGCATTTTTGAGATCGCCATACGGAATAAAGAGGGTAGGCGCAATTTTGCTGAGCAGATCATAGCTCTCTCCATTGCCCGTGATAATCAAATCGGGATTAAGAGCAGCAATTTTCTCTGCAGATGGCTTGCCATATTTCCCCGTATCATCAACGCCGGTAAGCGCCTCTTTAAAATAATAGTTTTTCAGCGTTAATCCCGGCGCCCCAATTGGCACAACGTCAAGGGCAATCAAGCTGCCGAGGTACTCTTCAGCCACAATGCGCTTCGGCTGAGCCGGAATTTCAATATCGCCTTTTACGGTAGAAATCGTTCTGACCGCATTAGGATCAGCGCTAGCCTCTGGTGTTGCTTCCGCCGCTCCGCCATTGCTTGCTTCGCTGGATGCCTGCGCTGTCGCTTCACTTCCAGCATTCGCCTTGCCAGTCACGTTCGATTCTGCTGTACCGCATGCGGTAAAGATGCTTACGCATAGCAGCAGCATAACCAGCATAGCAGCCATGCGGCGCTTATGATTTTGGCTTTGATTTTTCAAAAACACGTGCAAATCCCCCTCATTTTATGTCGATAATCATTCTCATTTAAACTTTAACGTGTAAGCGAGCAAATGACTATGCCTTAAAATGATCCGGCACTATGCAAATTTGTGATGCGGTGCCAGCAAGCCGATCAGCTCCTGCAGCTGTGCCTGCGAGGACAACGGGTCATACCCGTAAAAATACCCCTTCTCCTTCAGCACATGTACGCGGTTTCCCTGCACAGCGTCCAGCTTTCTCCAGCTTGACGATTGGAATAAACGCCGCAGCCGCTGCTTGTCGTCAGGGTTAGTTGGCGGTCCTGTTATGAAAATATGATCTGCCGGATAAGCGGCCAGCAGCTCAATGCCTGTTTCAATAAAGCCCTTGGCGGAAATATTTTGCTCCACCAGCTTTGCCGGAAGGCGAAAGCCCATATCATCATAAAGCACCTGACAGCCTCTTCCAAAGCTGCTGCTGAAGCAATATGCTGTATTGCGGCCAATTTCCCAGACGATTGCCGTACCCCGGCTGCCCAGCTCTAGGTCAAGCTGGCGGTTAATGCTGTATATCTGCTCATCGTATTG from the Paenibacillus sp. BIHB 4019 genome contains:
- a CDS encoding helix-turn-helix domain-containing protein; this translates as MNPITYELLGASLLADNGTTSPSVLAFTTFPAIIVPTEAIVVGSDSISYPVEKGQAILLRQAENNLHLRSADGKSFQPVYGISFNSYRITERGKSRLVYELSSEQLPEHGQLLEFPRQAASLLHELLQVAKLTGSIQNTPRLHFMLHELLDLLFSRDLYSNHYLKKDKPIHQVLAYMKQHYRSPLSRTYLAKMAGFNESYFSSLFRKETGWSFAEYVYRLRIDEAKLLLLLTNDKMQEIAYKTGFADGSYLGKTFQKTTHLSPSSFRSRKHATRIVGMQFLGALLAVGIEPLAAPREVLRSSSLLQDRLPGIMELADIEQVEELRALAPDLIIAPTYHYNMPHMLKALEHIAPVIMLPWGEMDKLEEVRMIGKLLGRTAEAENWIAGLQQQGAAAKQRLAQLLAPDDTFGLYELRYDDLWMILHPPVRSAFILYKLLGLTPPAAIQKEIIEANSHLALREQHLLPYVAKHMFLIVPADDIEALRGKLMERSFWQQLVKEQGHKIYLLKLNEFWMDDGVSLEKQLDIMVELLLSDAAENSTTDG
- a CDS encoding ABC transporter substrate-binding protein, with amino-acid sequence MYQLHKVTKIFALLLLALSLAACGNSAAGSNSSGNAVASDSPSPSPSAAVEAEASPEATTRIVKTLRGDVEVPINPQRIVTDGYLPEMLVMGIKPVGSTSWELENKVIQDQIDGIESTGERNLEKILDLKPDIIVTWTGDEKILEQYDKIAPTVALPFSTYTDIHETLRFLASAVGKEADAEQWLADFDQLVGQERAKIANMIKPEDTFSLMGVFVVDSGFYIYGDGGYRGGEAIYTHLKLTPPDKQKQEMIGKEAYRQISYEVIEDYAGDYIFLDQGDMISEVWGSNQGLWKSLDAVKNNHVFNLDPELFWGNDPVSLKLQIQEIVKMLTEQAKQE
- a CDS encoding ABC transporter substrate-binding protein: MKNQSQNHKRRMAAMLVMLLLCVSIFTACGTAESNVTGKANAGSEATAQASSEASNGGAAEATPEASADPNAVRTISTVKGDIEIPAQPKRIVAEEYLGSLIALDVVPIGAPGLTLKNYYFKEALTGVDDTGKYGKPSAEKIAALNPDLIITGNGESYDLLSKIAPTLFIPYGDLKNAHEELTYFGNVLGKEQEAKTWLEEFDRRIAEAKAKVDAAIPADATFSIFEHMEKSTYAYGDNFGRGGQPVYQALGRMPPTDVAQVIMEKQWAELSAEIVSQYAGDYIIMTSNDWKLADFEADPLWSNLPAVKNGKLYVWPEERSWYYDPLAVLAQTEELADWLTKGN